In a single window of the Lodderomyces elongisporus chromosome 4, complete sequence genome:
- the GLE2 gene encoding RNA export factor gle2, which translates to MSFLTASSAPTSTTSAATGQELMNDITINNGPEDSIEDISFSPQQDLLAVASWDKKVRIYEIDSNTGNNQGKAMYEHSAPVFSSRWSTDGTKVVSGGADNQVKIFDLATQQQQQIGQHDAPVRAVRYVECGPTNTPVVASGSWDKTLKYWDMRTPNPVSTINLPERCYTMDSSQKLLVVGCAERHISIIDLNNPQAIWKTSQSPLKWQTRTIACYPQANGFAVGSIEGRCAIQYINDSEQKKFGFSFKCHRKSGSSTSTTGVRTTSSTSESQAYPVNAISFHPIYGTFSTAGSDGTFCFWDKDAKQRLKSFPELPGTVSATAFNKNGTIFAYAVSYDWSLGYMGNRPDYPNIVKLHATKDVEIKQKNKR; encoded by the coding sequence ATGTCATTCCTAACTGCATCTAGTGCTCCAACATCCACTACGAGTGCAGCCACGGGCCAAGAGCTCATGAATGATATTACCATCAACAATGGTCCCGAGGATTCAATTGAAGATATTTCATTCTCACCACAACAAGATCTCTTGGCTGTTGCTAGTTGGGATAAAAAAGTGAGAATCTATGAGATTGATTCAAACACAGGGAACAATCAGGGGAAGGCCATGTATGAACACAGTGCACCCGTGTTTTCGTCACGGTGGTCCACTGATGGTACAAAGGTTGTTAGTGGAGGAGCAGATAATCAAGTCAAAATATTCGACTTAGcaacacaacaacaacagcaaattGGACAGCACGATGCACCAGTGAGGGCAGTAAGATACGTTGAGTGTGGCCCAACAAATACCCCAGTGGTTGCCAGTGGATCGTGGGATAAGACCTTAAAGTATTGGGACATGAGAACGCCAAACCCTGTTAGTACAATCAACTTACCAGAGCGGTGCTACACGATGGATTCATCACAGAAACTATTGGTTGTGGGCTGTGCAGAGAGGCATATCAGTATAATAGACTTGAACAATCCACAAGCAATTTGGAAGACTAGTCAATCTCCTTTGAAATGGCAGACAAGAACAATAGCATGCTACCCACAAGCAAATGGGTTCGCTGTGGGTTCAATTGAAGGTCGTTGTGCAATCCAATACATTAATGACAGCGAGCAGAAAAAGTTTGGATTTTCATTCAAGTGTCACAGAAAATCTGGATCTAgtacatcaacaacaggaGTTCGAACGACATCCAGTACTAGCGAGTCACAAGCCTACCCTGTTAATGCCATTTCATTCCATCCTATATACGGTACCTTTAGTACTGCAGGGTCAGATGGaacattttgtttctggGACAAGGatgcaaaacaaagattAAAACTGTTTCCAGAATTGCCAGGTACTGTTTCAGCTACCGCTTTTAATAAGAATGGTACGATATTTGCCTATGCAGTTAGTTACGACTGGTCGCTAGGCTACATGGGTAATAGACCAGACTATCCGAACATTGTTAAATTACACGCAACAAAAGATGTGGAAATCAAacagaagaacaagaggTAA
- the DCN1 gene encoding Scaffold-type E3 ligase, which translates to MVNKAALKNQFSELTSTSTSTAARYLDQTNYNIAQAIDLYYSKHSNYSRPANGSTNSNTATTTTTTRGAPKPAENSALVAIFDAYKDPSNDQIIDIDGTLKYLEDLEIDPDDPKSLTLAFLFKSRKVGEFQRESFLQVWQNYKIADIAEMSKFITKFHNDLIKGRGEYHDIVTGQELNFKKLYEFAFTFLLETENQKVLDVDLAISYWQLLLPLVINQHFETTQDESENGANKATDVSRSEVNDRVNNWYDFLTTSSSSTTTTTTTTTSRKVISFDTWSMFLPFFQEVILTDPHSLKGYDEMAAWPSKVDEYVEYLYDNNLLKESQ; encoded by the exons ATG GTAAATAAGGCTGCCTTAAAGAACCAGTTCAGTGAGTTGACGTCTACATCAACGTCAACTGCTGCGAGATACTTGGATCAAACTAATTACAATATAGCACAAGCAATTGATCTATACTATTCAAAACATTCAAATTATAGTAGGCCAGCTAATGGTAGTACGAATTCTAacacagcaacaacaacaacaacaacgagaGGAGCACCCAAGCCGGCAGAAAACTCTGCATTGGTTGCCATATTTGATGCATATAAAGACCCAAGCAATGATCAGATTATTGATATCGATGGTACATTGAAATACCTTGAGGACCTTGAGATTGATCCCGATGACCCCAAATCATTGACTTTAGCGTTTTTGTTTAAATCACGAAAGGTTGGTGAGTTCCAACGCGAATCATTCTTACAAGTGTGGCAGAATTATAAAATTGCTGACATTGCAGAGATGTCAAAATTTATTACTAAATTTCACAATGATTTAATAAAGGGTAGGGGTGAGTACCATGACATTGTTACAGGACAAGaactcaatttcaaaaagctTTACGAATTTGCATTTACATTTCTTCTAGAAACTGAAAACCAGAAAGTTTTAGATGTTGATCTTGCAATTAGTTATTGGCAATTGCTATTACCATTGGTCATAAATCAACATTTTGAAACAACACAAGATGAATCTGAAAATGGTGCTAACAAGGCAACAGATGTACTGCGAAGTGAAGTAAATGACAGAGTTAATAATTGGTACGATTTCTTAACTACATCTTCATCgtctacaacaactacaacaacaacaacaacatcgaGAAAAGTCATATCTTTTGACACATGGTCTATGTTTTTGCCATTCTTTCAGGAAGTAATTCTTACAGACCCACACAGTTTAAAAGGTTACGATGAAATGGCAGCTTGGCCAAGTAAAGTCGATGAATATGTGGAATATTTATACGACAACAATCTTTTGAAAGAATCACAATGA
- the ucp12 gene encoding Putative ATP-dependent RNA helicase ucp12 produces the protein MGKKVKAKNETPEPVTKKGDKKKKGVDSNNGADANASAGKGKVKGNRSSTDESTDAKKPARGLVIGDNFGWTGKLPVTLLNEHCQKQKWNKCDYSMMKKSSGVVCIVTLSWENPKTKELISIKFKPDYTPKETTNEARHMSATFVLHRINYIKNMKMLLPIIFRDYWTDLENERAKLLKENKYLHDIRYNINPFVVYIEQEELKKKLAKEKLDKMNQEAKVHKPAVSLGHEQGNSKVATLANSLPRKVWESAPLFDIPSELRADIELSVREYLDWSEENLRNNKGNEKHGKEKNNFGKLEQDEDKSLVDKLVNLGFRRNHVKESLQFTSTFTDALEWLIFHLPEDDLPSSFLKSETESDVVLKVSRPLKTELAMKRLKHSGFSEDIVLRLFEECGEDDFATAIALTKLLDTGSSNLPLRISEEESQELWDQEVEALSMAKTNIEKNSYNVVTIPLSPENIKGDKVSVQLFKSPMYPNELPGIQIVVKNEYKIANYVKLAIVKSLISELHVGECMLYSIVEWLELNLMDKIQNPGSLCMYEKINDSATSQTTRSNLNYRSSQKRNKAQKLDPQAVKKSYESRLKELKQDRGRESLPAWKKRDALVQAINSNQITLVTGETGSGKSTQVVQYILDDLNERGDFSSTIICTQPRRISAMGLANRVAEERKDEVGRETGYIIRGESKVSGNTRISFVTTGILLRMLQNISNQQHNETESGSIFEHLRYIFIDEVHERSVDSDFLLIILRDLVKRFKNLKIILMSATIKKDKFDQFFKSTIEHTHVEGRTYPIQDLYLNDVIDELDYKMEVNGDLITPRADAAFFKMGNINYDLLAQLIKHVHKKLAAQDNDGSLLVFLPGVGEINRAVKETSLNFSGILALPLHSSLSPQEQKRVFVKPLRGTRKVVFATNIAETSITIPDCVVVIDTGRSKNMFFDPALNATKLIEEWCSQAEIKQRRGRAGRVTSGLCYHLYTKETESSMLVQPIPEIKRVRLENLYLIVKSMGISNVEKFIASGLDAPDKQALSSAQRLLEDVGALDSGNLTNLGRYLSYLPTDPHTGKLLILGCIFDCLDMCVTLAAINSVGSIFINNLENREKVKQILNRYSGGYGDLIAEAKVYLEYSKNPIKSFIRENCLSYTALKDIKSTKAQFLQLISEMGFTAYGSIGKSEAKINYALVMAIVTGSLYPNIIRVQYPNQKYLKTSSGSVAVDPEAKQIKLWVKNDSQDPESLPLTRVFIHPSSVMFSTKDYEPNDASSEDDPTDISRLAPQVPKADSVVIKTPFLTYKSSHLTSKLYIRGITPSTTISTLLFGGKFEYEAKGLLLNGWLPIRTWCKNGVLIKQVRKLLDKYIDEKLSTLNSTTHEAIFEVITRVVNL, from the coding sequence ATGGGCAAGAAAGTAAAGGCCAAGAATGAAACACCGGAGCCTGTAACGAAAAAAGGTgataagaagaagaagggcGTGGATTCGAATAACGGTGCTGATGCTAATGCTAGCGCGGGGAAGGGAAAGGTGAAAGGGAATAGGTCTCTGACTGATGAGTCTACAGATGCTAAAAAGCCTGCCCGAGGGCTAGTAATAGGCGATAATTTTGGATGGACAGGTAAGCTACCAGTAACTTTACTCAACGAACATTgtcaaaaacagaaatggAATAAGTGCGATTATAGCATGATGAAAAAGTCGAGTGGAGTTGTATGTATCGTTACTTTGTCGTGGGAGAATCCGAAAACAAAGGAATTGATTAGTATAAAGTTCAAACCAGATTATACACCAAAGGAGACTACCAACGAAGCGAGACACATGTCAGCTACATTTGTGTTGCACAGAATCAACTATATAAAGAATATGAAAATGTTATTACCGATAATCTTTAGGGATTATTGGACCGATTTGGAAAACGAGCGAGCCAAgcttttaaaagaaaataaatatttgCACGATATTCGATACAATATCAACCCCTTCGTTGTGTACATAGAACAAGAagagttgaagaagaaattagCTAAAGAGAAGCTAGATAAGATGAACCAGGAGGCCAAAGTACATAAGCCAGCAGTCTCCTTGGGACATGAGCAGGGAAATAGTAAAGTTGCCACATTGGCAAACTCTCTACCTCGCAAAGTTTGGGAATCTGCCCCACTATTTGACATACCATCGGAGCTTAGGGCGGATATAGAGCTCTCAGTGCGAGAGTACCTTGACTGGAGCGAGGAGAATTTGAGGAACAACAAGGGTAACGAGAAgcatggaaaagaaaagaataatttTGGTAAACTAGAGCAAGATGAGGACAAAAGTCTCGTTGATAAATTGGTAAATCTAGGTTTTCGACGCAACCACGTGAAAGAGTCTCTCCAGTTTACATCAACATTTACTGATGCACTCGAGTGGCTTATCTTTCACCTTCCTGAAGATGATTTACCATCTTCATTCTTGAAATCTGAAACTGAATCTGATGTTGTGTTGAAAGTTTCTAGGCCATTAAAGACAGAACTTGCGatgaaaagattgaaacATTCCGGATTTTCGGAAGACATTGTGCTTCGGTTATTTGAGGAATGCGGAGAGGATGATTTTGCCACTGCAATTGCGTTAACTAAACTTTTGGACACAGGGCTGCTGAACTTGCCCTTGCGTATTAGTGAAGAGGAGAGTCAAGAATTGTGGGATCAAGAAGTAGAAGCGTTGAGTATGGCCAAAACaaacattgaaaaaaattcttATAATGTGGTGACTATTCCTTTACTGCCAGAAAATATCAAGGGCGACAAAGTTAGTGTTCAGCTTTTCAAAAGTCCTATGTATCCTAATGAACTACCAGGGATTCAAATTGTTGTAAAGAACGAATACAAGATTGCCAATTACGTCAAGTTAGCGATAGTAAAGAGTTTGATCTCAGAGTTGCATGTTGGAGAATGCATGTTGTACTCGATAGTAGAGTGGTTGGAATTAAATTTGATGGATAAAATTCAAAACCCTGGGTCATTATGCATGTATGAAAAGATTAATGACTCTGCCACATCGCAAACAACAAGACTGAATTTAAACTACCGTTCATcacaaaaaaggaataagGCACAAAAACTCGATCCACAAGCAGTGAAGAAACTGTATGAAAGCAGATTAAAAGAGTTGAAACAAGATCGAGGGCGGGAACTGTTGCCAGCATGGAAGAAACGAGACGCATTGGTGCAAGCAATTAACTCTAACCAGATCACATTAGTTACGGGTGAAACAGGATCGGGTAAGTCTACACAGGTTGTGCAATATATTCTTGATGACTTGAATGAAAGAGGGGATTTTTCATCTACCATTATTTGCACACAACCACGTCGTATTTCTGCAATGGGTTTGGCAAATAGAGTTGcagaggaaagaaaagatgaagTTGGTCGCGAGACTGGATATATCATCAGAGGAGAAAGCAAAGTTTCTGGAAACACTAGGATAAGCTTTGTTACAACAGGTATTTTACTTCGAATGCTACAGAATATATCAAATCAGCAACATAATGAGACTGAAAGTGGACTGATCTTTGAACATCTCAGATACATCTTCATTGATGAGGTACACGAAAGATCCGTCGATAGCGACTTTTTATTGATTATTCTTAGAGATTTGGTCAAGCGATTCaagaatttaaaaataatCTTGATGTCTGCAACAATCAAAAAGGATAAATTCGACCAGTTTTTTAAATCAACTATTGAGCATACCCATGTTGAAGGAAGGACCTACCCGATTCAAGACTTGTATTTAAATGATGTTATTGACGAGTTGGATTACAAGATGGAAGTCAATGGAGATCTTATCACACCTCGTGCAGATGCagcatttttcaaaatgggAAACATCAATTATGATTTACTAGCGCAACTTATCAAGCATGTTCACAAAAAGCTTGCTGCTCAAGATAATGATGGTTCGttgcttgtttttttaccaGGTGTTGGTGAGATCAACCGCGCTGTAAAGGAAAcaagtttgaatttttCTGGAATATTGGCATTACCGCTTCACTCCTCATTATCACCACAAGAGCAAAAACGGGTCTTTGTTAAACCGTTAAGGGGAACCAGGAAAGTTGTATTTGCTACCAATATTGCAGAAACATCGATCACTATTCCCGAttgtgttgttgtgatTGATACAGGTCGTTCTAAAAATATGTTTTTTGACCCTGCTTTAAACGCAACAAAGCTTATTGAAGAATGGTGCTCTCAAGCAGAAATTAAACAGAGACGAGGTAGAGCTGGGCGTGTTACTAGTGGGTTATGCTACCATTTGTATACAAAGGAGACAGAACTGAGTATGCTTGTACAGCCCATTCCAGAGATCAAGAGAGTAAGGTTAGAAAATTTATATTTGATTGTTAAGTCCATGGGTATTTCGAACGTTGAAAAGTTTATAGCAAGTGGTCTTGATGCTCCTGATAAGCAAGCATTATCTTCGGCTCAACGTTTATTGGAAGATGTTGGTGCTTTAGACAGTGGAAATCTTACAAATTTGGGCCGATATCTTTCATACTTACCAACGGACCCACATACAGGTAAGCTCTTGATATTGGGCTGCATATTCGATTGTCTTGATATGTGTGTTACGTTGGCGGCAATCAATTCAGTAGGAAGCATTTTTATCAACAATTTAGAGAATAGGGAAAAGGTTAAACAGATTTTGAACAGGTATTCTGGTGGATATGGTGATCTTATCGCAGAGGCTAAAGTTTACCTTGAATATAGCAAAAACCCTATTAAGCTGTTTATTCGTGAAAACTGTTTGTCTTATACAGCTTTAAAAGACATAAAGTCAACCAAAGCACAGTTTTTGCAGCTCATTCTGGAGATGGGATTCACAGCATATGGAAGCATCGGTAAAAGTGAAGCGAAAATCAACTATGCATTGGTTATGGCCATAGTCACGGGATCTTTGTACCCAAACATCATACGAGTCCAATATCCGAACCAAAAGTATTTAAAGACCTCGCTGGGttctgttgctgttgatcCAGAAGCTAAGCAGATAAAGCTTTGGGTCAAAAACGATTCACAAGACCCCGAGTCTTTGCCGTTAACAAGAGTATTTATCCATCCATCTTCTGTTATGTTTAGTACAAAAGATTATGAACCAAATGATGCTAGCTCTGAAGATGACCCCACAGATATATCTAGATTGGCTCCACAAGTGCCTAAAGCCGACCTGGTGGTAATCAAGACCCCATTCTTGACATACAAATCATCTCATTTGACATCTAAGCTATACATTAGAGGTATTACGCCTTCGACCACCATTTCAACTTTGCTTTTTGGAGGTAAGTTCGAGTATGAAGCAAAAGGTTTGCTTCTTAATGGATGGTTGCCAATCAGAACTTGGTGCAAAAATGGAGTATTAATCAAACAAGTGAGGAAGTTACTTGATAAATACATAGATGAGAAACTATCGACATTGAACAGCACAACTCATGAGGCCATTTTCGAAGTGATAACCAGAGTGGTGAATTTATAG
- a CDS encoding uncharacterized protein (BUSCO:EOG09260FKU), with protein sequence MNDGISRISAAQIQSVIPLNVLDDLAQIQSDIDNDIQILLEWLQPVIPDVMSQSQHCQTSLGDLGEFGETPEISESLENLGNTRNSGVSGNTAIIRRQTRSLASTAAAPVTKVSTSTARTATATAKQYTKDGVLETKFISSNYKEPSHRVKQAIRSCLKLEEDQYKFMDIYLNTVDAELRSLQVPAFMAVDFNGFSHALKEGQNRSFADYIQFIKLLQRHYDNQLDNLMLPASVRSIFDDKYRIILQLYLLRQQDFLPLIKQFFVTSFFGKSTLSAKPTSSSMTLNMIDVITTLVSVGLCEKLNEIMVQICVEKVKTYTLQLCCNVWDRPLLDNLKSFIQDEIYPDFSIIVSYTTPKMTLTDAMNNHYLYELSNVAHTKLISQRITEIFQLVLAYPSSLHALIELHSVLNSKVQQIYEVNAHQVMLTNHASNFEALQSSERSKLVDTFINECQKNLLHAGVNTIDIIIAYTKTVKSFLMIDPRGVLLDKVIRPIREYLKTRPDIFTKLVHGLLDTSPQTNRLWELASQLYDTKSTKSKKRGAYKDFIDPKWTPDPIDALPDFKREKVGDIIESLLSIFESKDIFIQEFTTLFANQLIKSSSFDARKVGNKLALLKERFGNQSFPTLDVMIKDFETSEALNATLGTKQLQMGVLSHLYWSSILEGINPEYNQFKLPPDMDLMFKNFQAEHAIEKQGRTLKLVPSLGTVKLHIHMKSQTREFEVSPDKAAIISLFSEEKNELSIDHIASTLNMPSYMATEGLSFWAKEGVLINLTPTLYIVDEDDD encoded by the coding sequence ATGAATGATGGAATACTGAGGATTTCTGCTGCTCAAATCCAATCAGTAATACCACTCAATGTATTGGATGATTTGGCCCAAATTCAATCAGATATCGATAACGATATTCAAATATTATTGGAATGGTTGCAACCAGTGATACCTGATGTGATGCTGCAAAGTCAGCATTGTCAAACAAGCTTAGGAGATTTAGGAGAGTTTGGAGAAACTCCAGAAATTCTGGAGAGCTTAGAAAATTTAGGAAATACAAGAAATTCTGGAGTTTCGGGAAATACTGCAATAATTAGAAGACAAACACGAAGTTTGGCATCGACAGCGGCAGCACCGGTAACAAAAGtgtcaacatcaacagcaaGGACGGCAACGGCAACGGCAAAGCAATATACTAAAGATGGTGTTTTAGAGACAAAGTTCATCTCTTCAAACTATAAAGAACCTTCACATCGTGTGAAACAGGCAATTAGGAGTTGTCTTAAACTTGAAGAAGATCAGTATAAGTTTATGGATATTTACTTAAACACGGTGGATGCGGAATTGAGGTCTTTGCAAGTCCCTGCCTTTATGGCCGTTGACTTCAACGGCTTTAGCCATGCTTTAAAAGAAGGCCAAAATCGATCGTTTGCAGACTACATTCAGTTTATTAAACTTCTCCAGCGTCACTATGACAACCAACTTGATAATTTGATGTTACCCGCCTCTGTTCGCAGTATCTTTGATGACAAGTACCGCATTATTCTTCAATTATATTTGTTGAGACAACAAGATTTCTTGCCATTGATAAAGCAGTTTTTTGTGACCTCATTTTTTGGCAAAAGCACTCTTTCGGCAAAGCCAACATCTTCATCGATGACGTTGAATATGATTGACGTCATTACAACTTTGGTGTCAGTCGGTCTCTGTGAAAAGTTGAATGAAATTATGGTACAAATTTGTGTTGAAAAAGTCAAGACATACACCTTGCAATTATGCTGCAATGTTTGGGACAGACCTCTTCTAGATAACTTAAAGTCATTCATACAAGACGAAATCTACCCAGATTTCTCCATTATTGTGAGCTACACTACACCTAAGATGACTTTGACGGATGCAATGAATAACCACTATTTATACGAATTATCCAATGTTGCTCACACAAAACTAATATCACAACGTATCACCGAGATTTTCCAGCTAGTTCTTGCATACCCCAGTAGCCTACATGCATTGATTGAGTTGCATCTGGTTCTAAATCTGAAAGTTCAGCAAATTTACGAAGTCAATGCACATCAAGTTATGTTGACGAATCACGCCTCAAATTTTGAAGCTTTGCAAAGTCTGGAGCGAAGCAAACTTGTAGACACATTTATAAATGAATGTCAAAAGAATTTGCTTCATGCAGGCGTGAACACTATTGACATTATTATTGCTTATACCAAGACCGTCAAGTCTTTTTTGATGATTGACCCGAGAGGAGTGTTGCTTGATAAAGTGATACGACCTATTCGAGAGTATCTAAAGACAAGGCCGGATATATTCACCAAACTAGTCCATGGCTTGTTAGATACGTCGCCCCAGACTAATAGGTTGTGGGAATTGGCCTCTCAGTTGTATGATACAAAGTCtaccaaatccaaaaaaagaggtgCTTACAAAGACTTTATTGATCCCAAGTGGACACCTGATCCTATCGATGCGTTGCCTGACtttaaaagagaaaaagtagGCGACATAATTGAATCATTGCTCTCCATCTTTGAATCAAAAGATATTTTTATACAAGAGTTCACTACCTTATTTGCAAACCAGCTAATAAAACTGTCATCGTTTGATGCACGCAAAGTAGGAAACAAACTAGCACTTTTGAAAGAACGTTTCGGAAACCAAAGTTTCCCTACACTTGATGTAATGATTAaagattttgaaacaaGCGAAGCATTAAATGCCACACTAGGAACAAAACAGCTACAAATGGGAGTTCTTTCGCATTTATATTGGTCAAGTATCTTGGAAGGTATCAATCCTGAGTACAACCAATTCAAATTACCGCCTGATATGGACCTAATGTTTAAAAACTTTCAAGCCGAGCACGCGATTGAAAAGCAAGGAAGAACTTTGAAGCTTGTCCCCAGTTTGGGCACTGTCAAactacatatacatatgaaGAGCCAGACACGGGAGTTTGAGGTTAGTCCGGATAAAGCTGCGATAATCTCGTTATTcagtgaagaaaaaaatgaactTTCAATAGATCACATTGCTTCCACTTTGAATATGCCTCTGTATATGGCTACTGAAGGTTTATCATTTTGGGCTAAAGAGGGAGTATTGATAAATTTGACACCGACTTTGTACATTGTAGATGAAGACGATGACTGA